Proteins from a single region of Chrysemys picta bellii isolate R12L10 chromosome 9, ASM1138683v2, whole genome shotgun sequence:
- the MINDY4B gene encoding inactive ubiquitin carboxyl-terminal hydrolase MINDY-4B produces the protein MDISPKVQQVKRRVDSKLSYTEILQEEVKKSQTKYQENHKSDYDNKDGTGASQFRSSKKQGQFLSNIPFSIPKPLTVSSNLGGLPISLEMAMGLRKMLFGNTLHVFSYEWKKSCFKFHAPYSELSYALEAEKGGARAILMAVQVYIIKYCLFVRNREENIPLQSLREISQTEQENTLAESLGDILWTAGEGQKATVCLVTTDTYFTPSIDYKVDNLTERLLLFEFFGKEAAQKFICDHIQCFKGEGSHGVILFLYSLLFSRTLERLQKDLDFTTSHLLQFSLGNFICRQAILNVILTGRASPHVFNGFQKLDSEGGVQELLHGVLARSDVGYLHWNKEEVEHYRPLQVGSMLKTPKLPIWLCNINGTYSVLFSTNRLLLSDWKMEHIFDLYLYNGQPSQKKTVHLTVDTHSHHWEKNYCEESDPEKRFPSVEMAIRTKWAGAAINWNGTVPFF, from the exons ATGGACATCAGTCCAAAAGTGCAGCAAGTCAAAAGACGAGTAGATTCAAAGTTAAGTTATACTGAAATATTGCAGGAAGAGGTAAAGAAAAGCCAAACA AAATACCAAGAAAATCACAAATCTGATTATGACAACAAGGATGGAACTGGAGCATCTCAGTTTAGAAGTTCCAAAAAGCAGGGACAGTTTCTATCCAATATCCCTTTCTCAATCCCCAAACCGCTTACAGTCTCTTCAAACCTGGGCGGCCTGCCTATCTCCCTAGAAATGGCAATG GGGCTCCGAAAGATGTTATTTGGAAACACATTACACGTCTTCAGCTATGAATGGAAAAAATCATGTTTCAAGTTCCACGCTCCATATTCTGAACTATCCTATGCTTTGGAAGCAGAAAAG GGAGGAGCAAGAGCAATTCTGATGGCTGTACAGGTGTACATCATTAAATACTGCTTGTTCGTAAGAAATAGAGAGGAAAATATTCCCCTCCAAAG TTTACGTGAAATAAGCCAAACAGAACAAGAAAACACTCTTGCAGAATCTCTGGGAGATATTCTGTGGACAGCAGGGGAAGGTCAGAAAGCCACTGTATGTCTTGTCACCACTGATACTTATTTTACGCCCAGTATAGACTACAAAGTAGATAACTTGACTGAAAGA CTCCTGCTGTTTGAATTTTTTGGGAAAGAAGCGGCTCAGAAATTTATCTGTGATCATATACAATGT TTCAAAGGTGAAGGAAGCCATGGTGTGATCTTATTTCTATATAGCTTGCTTTTCTCTAGGACATTGGAAAG GCTCCAAAAAGACCTAGACTTCACAACATCTCATCTGTTACAATTCAGTCTTGGAAACTTCATCTGTAGACAG GCAATTCTCAACGTCATTTTAACAGGCAGAGCAAGTCCGCATGTATTTAATGGGTTCCAGAAACTTGACAGTGAAGGTGGAGTGCAAGAACTATTGCATGGAGTCCTGGCCCGCAGTGATGTGGGCTATTTACACTGGAACAAGGAGGAAGTGGAGCATTACAGACCCCTCCAG GTTGGAAGCATGCTGAAGACTCCTAAATTACCCATCTGGCTGTGCAACATCAATGGAACATACAGTGTTCTTTTCAGCACAAACAGGCTGCTCTTATCTGACTGGAAAATGGAACACATCTTTGATCTTTACTTATATAATGGGCAGCCATCACAGAAAAAAACAGTACATCTAACAGTAG ACACTCATTCTCATCATTGGGAAAAGAATTACTGTGAAGAAAGTGATCCAGAAAAGAGATTTCCTTCTGTGGAGATGGCAATCAGAACTAAGTGGGCGGGGGCAGCCATCAACTGGAATGGAACTGTCCCATTCTTCTGA